One Megalobrama amblycephala isolate DHTTF-2021 linkage group LG15, ASM1881202v1, whole genome shotgun sequence genomic window, TGTGATGCAGAATATAATGAGCATAGGATATGTTATCCAACTGTGGCAGCATGCAGCAATACAATTATGCTACCTGTTAAACACATGTCAAAGTATGAAGACTTCAAAACTGTGTTGATGGAGGGTTTCTTTCTTGGCCAGGAATTTCTGAAGGTTTAGCTGCACAAGATTTTCAGTTTAACATGGAAATGTATTAAGTTTAGAAACGATGGACACAATTTCTTTGCCAGGAATTTATTGCTTGTATGACAGTGTATTACAGTTTCAAGTTGATAAAAATGTTAGTATAAAGAGTTTAAGCTGTCATATGGTAAGCATTCCACAAACACTGTTCAGCACCACATACTTCTTTGTGACAATCACTACAGTTTTAGTTTAGGGTGAACACCCTAAAAGAGAGTGATATTGAATCTTACAATAAGTTCACtgtatttgaattttttttttttcttatgttcaATAAAGTCTATTTGGAAAATACATGTTTCCATCTCAAGTAGATATGAACAAGCAAAGGACAATAGATTAAGCGTATTCATAATTTGTCAGTGAAAAATATCAAAGCACTGAATATAGATGTCTCTACCATTCGAGTGTGATGTCACTGTAGGGTCAACAGCAGCTTGGAGGCTTCTCATTTCTTGTTCATTTAGAGGGGGGAGGAGTTCTGGAACCACAACTCCAAATGCTGTTAATGGTTCCTCATGGAAAATGGCACTTTCCCAGTCCATGTCACAGTCCTCTACATCCTAGGGAAATGTAATCAATTAAAATTCTTAGTCAAATAAGCAACCTCTAAGAAACATTATTTGTGTTAGAGAAATAAAACTCATTCATACCTCTAAATTTTCAAGCTCACTGATGCTATTTTGCATAAGTCCCACCTCCCACAACTGATGTGGGGTCATATTTCCCTCAGTGCGGAGAGGGTGATGGTTCCAGCCCTCAGCAAATGTCTGCAAGTCTTTGCGGAGACGGGGAAGAAACACAAACTGGGCAAGGAAAATGTGTAGTGTGTTTGAGATGTCCAGCAAGCCATCTTCTTCAAGACCATGGAGGGTATCGTAATATGTGGTAGTCACCGCTGTCCACACATCACGCCAGAGCCGTTCGATTCTGTAACAGGAAGAATGATTACTATGTGATTCTTAAGAACACAAATGGAgctaaatattatgtaaaatagCTTGAAATGTCTAATCATgactataatttaaaaaaaaaagggtattCTACATTTAAATATAGCATGGCTtcagaaaataaacaaatttaacGAATCATCTTATCCTACAACCTGCATTTTCTTACTTTACCTTTGGTTATGTACGCTTTTCCCAGAAATGAAACTTGCTCTGTCTGTTCCCCTTACAGTGAACATGAAGCGTGCAATGTCGAGGTTCTCAACTCCTTGATCACCTCTAACCCTTTGCAATAATGTAAAAGATTAGTCAATCGGTTTAACAGTTTAGCCAATAAGTTAATTTTTcattcatgttgttccaaacctgcatgacttactttcttctatGTAACACGTAAGGAAATGTTAGTCTCAGTATTGTGTTAGTCTCTCAGTATGATAgcccaggtaaaaaaaaaacatttctataatgtacttaaagtgctctatttactaaaaattcttctttagtacttcttaagataatcttaagaacatctaagtgtactcacctgtgctattttgagacaccattaaatatgaacttaaatgtgcttttatactatatctgtatttaaaaatatatttagttaccacttgtagcacactatgggttcaaatgtactataatgtacaatataaaaaaaaaatacagttttactAGCAATTACCTTGAAGGCACACCATTCTTCTCAATGGATTGTAAAAAGAAGGTAAAGGCAGTTGATGCCTTGTTGTTGTTAGCTGCATCCAAGTACATTATCTAAAGAGAGCAAATCCATAACATAATGTTTACTTGGAATGGACAGTAGATATCAC contains:
- the LOC125246569 gene encoding uncharacterized protein LOC125246569, coding for MREFGLSVSDSYSTIGDQELDMLVTNIKSQMPHVGYRLMMGRLRSLGYKIQWSRLRASMHRVDAVGIFSRMTQLGCVVRRKYSVRAPLSLVHVDTNHKLIRYNIVIFGGIDGFSRKIMYLDAANNNKASTAFTFFLQSIEKNGVPSRVRGDQGVENLDIARFMFTVRGTDRASFISGKSVHNQRIERLWRDVWTAVTTTYYDTLHGLEEDGLLDISNTLHIFLAQFVFLPRLRKDLQTFAEGWNHHPLRTEGNMTPHQLWEVGLMQNSISELENLEDVEDCDMDWESAIFHEEPLTAFGVVVPELLPPLNEQEMRSLQAAVDPTVTSHSNGRDIYIQCFDIFH